A genomic segment from Pectinophora gossypiella chromosome 3, ilPecGoss1.1, whole genome shotgun sequence encodes:
- the LOC126379639 gene encoding ommochrome-binding protein-like, translating into MRFILILCAVTIIAAKKLHLVKPKCDGVELRAIFHQNIVLATGLNRPYQLSYYKKEHELFFSNNVGNDTEDTFEIMKLKHGNVTTLDKIDNGFATAIDNEKQVAYFGGSTGIYRMNLETGDITKIIHNHNVWDMFFKTHLYFIVYPSQKLYKYTDNHGTKHKSKGPDHEKWIHEKIYQFAIDGDGDRFITNETGLFIIKNGTIDREEVRGETVFRAIEINHKGEAYFCGKNGIYVPDKKDYTLIKIAHVKNIFGLTFDDVGNVIYSNPYEIIKLLPSECKIVGNAVTYIPIPVPPA; encoded by the coding sequence ATGAGATTCATCCTAATATTGTGCGCAGTAACTATTATTGCCGCGAAAAAGTTGCATTTGGTCAAACCGAAATGTGACGGTGTAGAACTACGTGCGATTTTTCATCAAAACATAGTGCTCGCTACAGGACTAAACCGCCCGTATCAGCTCTCCTATTACAAGAAAGAACATGAACTATTCTTCAGCAACAACGTGGGCAACGACACTGAAGATACCTTTGAAATCATGAAGTTAAAGCATGGCAACGTGACGACGCTTGACAAAATTGATAATGGGTTCGCGACAGCCATCGACAACGAGAAGCAAGTCGCATATTTCGGCGGCAGCACCGGCATCTACAGAATGAACCTTGAAACCGGAGACATTACGAAAATCATCCATAATCACAATGTGTGGGACATGTTTTTTAAAACACATTTGTATTTCATAGTTTATCCTTCGCAGAAGCTGTACAAGTACACGGACAATCATGGCACCAAGCATAAGAGTAAGGGACCGGACCATGAGAAGTGGATTCACGAGAAAATTTATCAGTTCGCCATTGACGGAGACGGCGATAGATTTATAACTAACGAGACTGGCCTTTTTATAATCAAAAATGGTACAATAGACAGAGAAGAGGTGCGAGGAGAAACAGTATTTCGTGCTATAGAAATAAATCACAAAGGAGAAGCATATTTCTGTGGGAAAAACGGAATCTACGTGCCGGATAAAAAAGATTACACGTTGATCAAAATAGCGCacgtgaaaaatatatttggttTAACGTTCGATGATGTGGGAAATGTCATATACTCAAATCCTTATGAAATTATCAAGTTGTTGCCCTCGGAGTGTAAAATAGTCGGTAATGCTGTGACTTACATACCTATTCCCGTTCCTCCAGCCTAG